The following proteins are encoded in a genomic region of Gimesia algae:
- a CDS encoding FliO/MopB family protein, whose product MPSGTPRPVAQTSRPNVVSDSNAMHKSRTQALPQRSGVDVRRSQPNLITPLERQKQTGSGSSSQSVSKRAPSIWGTFGALLVVISIILVGAKLFKKHHPLGSAGLPREVMEVLGKKPLDARQTIHFVRCGSRILILGSSPAGLEMLSEVADPVEVDLITGMCREGAESARSANSFRNLFQSVSKKEESRFTRSAAEPFQDADESEPVPEQDQYSDYDSAVSRLQQKLLHSPRQSLNERAESDHA is encoded by the coding sequence ATGCCAAGCGGCACACCGCGACCAGTCGCACAAACCAGTCGGCCGAACGTCGTTTCCGATTCGAATGCAATGCACAAGTCGAGAACCCAGGCATTGCCGCAGCGCAGCGGAGTCGATGTGCGGAGGTCCCAGCCTAACCTCATCACTCCCCTGGAGCGTCAGAAGCAGACCGGTTCAGGCTCCTCCAGTCAAAGCGTGAGTAAACGGGCTCCCTCAATCTGGGGGACATTCGGTGCTTTGCTGGTAGTGATCTCGATTATCCTGGTAGGGGCAAAGTTATTTAAGAAACATCATCCGCTCGGGTCAGCGGGTCTGCCCCGTGAAGTGATGGAAGTGCTGGGAAAAAAACCACTGGATGCCAGGCAGACTATCCACTTCGTGCGGTGTGGATCCCGGATTCTGATTCTTGGTTCCTCTCCTGCCGGACTGGAAATGCTGAGTGAAGTTGCTGATCCTGTAGAGGTCGATCTGATCACGGGCATGTGCCGGGAAGGCGCTGAGTCGGCTCGATCTGCGAATTCGTTTCGAAACCTGTTTCAAAGCGTATCGAAAAAAGAGGAGTCGCGTTTTACACGGTCAGCAGCGGAACCATTTCAGGACGCTGACGAATCAGAACCAGTTCCGGAACAGGACCAGTACTCAGATTATGACTCGGCTGTGAGCCGTTTACAGCAGAAGCTGCTGCATTCACCTCGCCAGTCCCTGAATGAGCGTGCGGAGTCGGACCATGCATAG
- the flhB gene encoding flagellar biosynthesis protein FlhB, whose protein sequence is MAENDTGEKTEQPTDRRRNEAREKGNIAKSTDLTAAGMMLATASVLYFFAVNLSSDMKNLMEVSLTTPVWLRVDHPLLIERCESIIELFLEGTVVMMVALFVSAVFLNIVQVGFMMTPDVLQLKWERLNPIEGAKRIISIRGLVKLGVSLGKICLLVLIAAWFSYLVFPSFLGLMGASPETILRDIFNSTIELGLLLALSLIILGGLDYAFQKWKHEKDLMMSKQEIREEMKSMDGDPLIRQRRREAHRKLAMSQELSKVATADVVITNPTHISIAIKYDPESMPAPVVVAKGAGEIAFQIRKIANEKGIPIIERKALARQMYRDVKTGQEIPFELYEVFVEIMAYVYSLTGKTMPDQR, encoded by the coding sequence ATGGCTGAAAACGATACAGGAGAAAAAACAGAGCAACCTACGGATCGTCGGCGCAATGAAGCCCGCGAGAAGGGGAACATTGCAAAAAGTACCGACCTGACTGCAGCCGGAATGATGCTGGCGACAGCATCTGTCCTTTATTTTTTTGCTGTCAATCTCAGCAGTGACATGAAAAATCTGATGGAAGTCTCGCTGACGACTCCCGTCTGGCTGCGTGTAGATCATCCATTGCTCATCGAACGTTGTGAGTCCATTATCGAACTGTTCCTGGAGGGGACAGTCGTGATGATGGTGGCGTTATTTGTCTCTGCGGTGTTCCTGAATATCGTGCAGGTGGGATTCATGATGACTCCGGACGTGCTCCAACTCAAGTGGGAACGGTTGAATCCGATCGAAGGAGCCAAGCGGATCATTTCCATCCGTGGCCTGGTCAAGCTGGGAGTGAGTCTCGGTAAAATCTGTCTGCTGGTGTTGATTGCTGCCTGGTTCAGCTACCTGGTGTTTCCCAGTTTTCTGGGACTGATGGGGGCGTCTCCTGAAACGATTTTGCGTGACATATTTAATTCGACGATCGAACTGGGATTGCTGTTGGCACTGTCGCTGATCATTTTGGGTGGACTGGATTATGCCTTTCAGAAGTGGAAGCATGAAAAAGACCTGATGATGAGTAAACAGGAAATTCGTGAAGAAATGAAGTCGATGGATGGAGATCCACTGATTCGACAGCGTCGTCGTGAGGCACATCGAAAGCTCGCGATGTCTCAGGAACTTTCCAAGGTGGCGACAGCGGATGTGGTGATTACGAACCCCACACATATTTCGATCGCGATCAAGTATGATCCGGAATCGATGCCCGCCCCGGTAGTGGTGGCTAAGGGAGCAGGGGAGATCGCCTTTCAGATCCGAAAAATTGCCAATGAAAAAGGGATTCCGATTATCGAACGGAAAGCACTGGCGCGTCAGATGTACCGCGATGTAAAAACCGGACAGGAAATTCCCTTTGAGTTATATGAGGTCTTCGTTGAGATTATGGCCTACGTTTACAGCTTGACTGGTAAAACCATGCCGGATCAACGTTAA
- a CDS encoding OmpA/MotB family protein, translating to MAMPEEDAPPGVPEWVVTYGDMMSLLLTFFIMLVSMSEIRNDEGSVRAMLDSLRERFGTHQGTAAVPGKSLDPTSNQSKPASKGSSSDGGTKTGKEKSSGGGGPNKTVERINTGTEVTLGGAASFGRFSAELTPEIKKKLDIIAEILLPTPNRLIVRGHASPEPLPKDSKFLDSQELSFYRAKNVAEYLESKGIEPERLIVSSVGDAEPRTITRNPEEQSLNRRVDVFLIDAYIVSPKTGNR from the coding sequence ATGGCGATGCCGGAAGAAGATGCACCTCCTGGCGTTCCGGAATGGGTGGTGACCTATGGTGATATGATGTCGCTGCTACTGACATTCTTCATCATGCTGGTGTCAATGAGTGAAATTCGTAACGATGAAGGTAGCGTCCGCGCGATGCTGGATTCGTTACGCGAGCGGTTTGGTACTCATCAGGGAACAGCTGCGGTGCCCGGGAAATCTCTGGACCCCACCAGTAACCAGAGTAAGCCTGCTTCAAAAGGCTCCAGTTCTGATGGCGGAACTAAAACGGGGAAAGAAAAGTCCAGCGGGGGGGGCGGCCCGAATAAAACCGTCGAACGTATCAATACAGGTACGGAAGTGACTCTGGGGGGAGCGGCTAGTTTCGGTAGATTTTCGGCTGAGCTGACCCCGGAAATAAAGAAAAAACTCGACATCATTGCCGAAATTCTTCTGCCAACGCCGAATCGGCTGATCGTCCGCGGACATGCGTCACCAGAACCTTTACCAAAGGACTCAAAATTCCTGGATTCACAGGAGTTGTCTTTTTATCGGGCCAAGAATGTCGCAGAATATCTTGAGTCCAAAGGAATTGAACCCGAAAGACTGATTGTCAGTTCAGTGGGTGATGCCGAGCCCAGGACGATCACGCGTAACCCTGAAGAGCAATCCTTAAATCGTCGGGTTGACGTATTTTTAATTGATGCGTATATAGTCTCTCCTAAGACAGGCAATCGTTAA
- a CDS encoding flagellar biosynthetic protein FliR: MSELLDQYVMNPILQLAPGQLLQWAMLQFYAFTLVVVRISGLMIIGPVFGQPIFPTNIRILLILSLSLLITPTLHDQTTVGFYQLDSNQNQRLSQDEVPEHLQDRFNDLVVTAGRQATQELTVNDYRFVTRMPNSLLDYAWSILGELTLGFSLGLGIYIILLSLQMAGQMIDQQAGMALGEVFNPGFDMNASLSGQYLYFIGITVFLLMEPVNGHLLMLSSLIDTFQVFPVGEGIVSTNTLDLLQTLMHQSLVLSIKVAAPLLAVSALISISMGYLGHTVPQINVLVIGFPIRAMISLIVLVFTLSGAADIVVESIPSAIDQLSRSTVL, translated from the coding sequence GTGAGCGAACTCCTCGATCAATATGTGATGAATCCGATCCTGCAGCTGGCTCCGGGACAGCTGCTGCAGTGGGCGATGCTGCAGTTTTATGCGTTTACGCTGGTGGTCGTGCGGATCAGTGGCCTGATGATTATCGGCCCTGTGTTCGGGCAACCGATTTTTCCCACGAATATCCGAATTCTGCTGATCCTGAGCCTGTCTCTGCTCATTACTCCGACATTGCATGACCAGACGACAGTCGGCTTTTATCAACTGGACAGCAACCAGAACCAGAGGCTGAGTCAGGATGAAGTTCCGGAACATCTCCAGGACCGATTTAATGACCTTGTCGTCACAGCGGGGCGCCAGGCGACTCAAGAACTGACGGTCAATGATTACCGGTTCGTGACGCGGATGCCGAACTCCCTGCTGGATTATGCCTGGTCGATTCTGGGGGAATTGACGTTAGGTTTTTCGCTGGGGCTGGGGATTTACATCATTCTACTCAGTCTGCAGATGGCCGGTCAGATGATTGATCAGCAGGCCGGAATGGCGCTGGGAGAGGTCTTCAATCCTGGCTTTGACATGAATGCTTCACTTAGCGGTCAGTATCTGTATTTTATAGGGATCACCGTATTTCTGCTGATGGAACCGGTCAACGGCCATCTGTTAATGTTGTCGTCCCTGATTGATACATTCCAGGTCTTTCCTGTAGGGGAAGGGATCGTATCCACGAATACCCTGGATCTGCTGCAGACGCTGATGCATCAGTCGCTGGTACTGTCGATTAAAGTGGCAGCCCCCTTACTGGCTGTCAGTGCTTTAATCTCGATTTCAATGGGCTATCTCGGGCACACCGTCCCGCAGATCAATGTTCTGGTGATCGGTTTTCCGATTCGAGCAATGATCAGTCTGATTGTTCTGGTTTTTACACTGTCGGGGGCTGCAGATATTGTGGTTGAATCCATTCCCTCTGCCATTGATCAGTTGAGTCGCAGTACTGTTTTATAA
- the fliN gene encoding flagellar motor switch protein FliN: MADENDDLLDPSEIEKLLNAQGQGAPADSPPAGGEASDNLLDPDDIEKLLQGAGATENEGADKPGKVVNNDDIDALFNQHSSGADDQSGMPFSSREETEALLNQAEANLAAAISPNLGPGNGIPNDLGGTKAFAFPNFEAMASNPEEAMKLSSLQNVELDLCIELGRTELLIEEVLKMKEGVVVPLDKLAGDPVDILVNGRIIARGEVLVLNDNFCVRVAEIISPEL, translated from the coding sequence GTGGCTGATGAGAATGATGATCTTCTGGATCCTTCTGAAATAGAAAAACTGCTGAATGCTCAGGGACAGGGTGCGCCTGCAGATTCTCCTCCTGCCGGGGGAGAGGCTTCAGATAATCTTCTCGATCCTGATGATATTGAAAAATTACTGCAAGGGGCCGGAGCCACAGAAAACGAAGGCGCAGACAAGCCGGGAAAAGTCGTCAACAACGATGATATCGATGCTCTGTTCAATCAGCATTCCTCCGGGGCAGACGATCAGTCAGGGATGCCGTTTTCTTCACGCGAAGAGACGGAAGCATTATTAAATCAGGCGGAAGCAAATCTGGCTGCAGCGATTTCCCCTAACCTGGGACCTGGAAACGGGATTCCCAATGATCTGGGTGGAACCAAAGCGTTTGCATTCCCCAATTTTGAGGCAATGGCCAGTAATCCGGAAGAAGCGATGAAACTGTCATCGCTGCAAAATGTAGAGCTGGACCTGTGTATTGAGCTAGGCAGAACTGAACTGCTGATTGAAGAAGTGTTAAAAATGAAAGAGGGCGTCGTAGTTCCTCTGGATAAACTGGCGGGGGATCCGGTTGATATTCTGGTGAATGGTCGGATTATCGCTCGAGGTGAAGTGCTGGTTTTGAATGATAATTTCTGCGTCCGTGTCGCAGAGATTATTTCTCCGGAGTTGTAA
- the fliQ gene encoding flagellar biosynthesis protein FliQ has protein sequence MDTSTVLDLGREGLLIMLEVSGPVMLTAVVVGLVISIGQAVTQIQDQTISFVPKIIMMVLAILYTLPWITSLMVEYSTNLITNIPARL, from the coding sequence ATGGATACATCCACTGTTCTTGATCTGGGACGCGAGGGACTGCTGATCATGCTGGAGGTCAGCGGCCCGGTCATGCTGACCGCGGTTGTGGTAGGCCTGGTGATCAGTATTGGACAGGCCGTCACGCAGATCCAGGACCAGACAATCAGCTTCGTTCCCAAAATTATCATGATGGTGCTGGCGATCCTGTATACGCTGCCTTGGATCACTTCATTAATGGTGGAATACAGTACGAACCTGATTACCAATATTCCGGCACGCCTTTAA
- a CDS encoding flagellar FlbD family protein: protein MIKLTRLNGEEFVVNAELIQCIESRPDTFITLTSDDRLIVRESVEEVVKRSIAYSRAIRLVPGL from the coding sequence ATGATCAAATTGACCCGGTTGAATGGCGAAGAATTCGTCGTGAATGCAGAGTTGATTCAATGCATTGAAAGTCGTCCCGATACCTTTATTACGCTGACATCAGATGATCGATTGATTGTGCGTGAAAGCGTCGAAGAGGTGGTGAAACGTTCGATCGCCTATTCACGGGCGATTCGTCTTGTACCCGGATTATAA
- the fliP gene encoding flagellar type III secretion system pore protein FliP (The bacterial flagellar biogenesis protein FliP forms a type III secretion system (T3SS)-type pore required for flagellar assembly.) — MTESTVRFLRSLLVILWLGLSAQGVQAQPPASNQALSNQGVSSQNSPQSPVQPVFMSQDNQNGGAGVPEMLDVEQMTSPQGLNSTLKLFLLLTILSLAPSILIMTTSFIRFVIVFGLLRQALGTQQLPPNQVLTSLSLFLTIMVMAPIWEKAYDEGIVPYTNQTQQAPVSLEVAFQKTVAPLRKFMSDQIELTGNSDTVWMFLDYQQPLPGSPGAESYQAPKDYDDVPLTVLLPAYMLSEVKTAFLIGFQLYLPFIVIDMVISSILISMGMMMLPPVLISLPFKILLFVLIDGWLLTVGMLLESIRAVG; from the coding sequence ATGACTGAATCAACAGTACGATTTCTAAGATCACTGCTGGTTATCCTGTGGCTGGGATTGTCTGCGCAGGGAGTCCAGGCACAGCCGCCTGCTTCGAATCAGGCATTATCCAATCAGGGGGTTTCCAGCCAGAATTCCCCACAGTCGCCTGTTCAGCCGGTTTTTATGTCGCAAGATAATCAAAATGGCGGAGCGGGTGTTCCGGAAATGCTGGATGTCGAACAAATGACATCGCCTCAGGGGCTGAATTCGACATTGAAGCTGTTTCTACTGCTGACGATATTAAGCCTGGCGCCTTCGATTCTGATCATGACGACGAGCTTCATTCGTTTTGTAATCGTGTTTGGATTATTGCGACAGGCGTTGGGGACTCAACAGCTGCCGCCCAACCAGGTGCTGACCAGCTTGAGTCTGTTTCTGACGATCATGGTCATGGCGCCGATCTGGGAAAAAGCATATGACGAAGGCATTGTGCCTTACACGAATCAGACGCAACAGGCACCGGTTTCACTTGAAGTTGCTTTTCAGAAAACCGTAGCACCCCTGCGAAAATTTATGAGTGATCAGATTGAATTAACTGGCAACAGTGATACGGTCTGGATGTTTCTGGATTATCAGCAGCCTCTGCCAGGTTCACCCGGGGCTGAGTCGTATCAGGCACCCAAGGACTATGACGACGTACCACTGACGGTTTTATTACCCGCTTATATGTTGAGTGAAGTGAAGACTGCTTTTCTAATCGGTTTTCAGCTGTATCTGCCTTTCATTGTGATCGATATGGTAATCAGCTCTATCCTGATCAGTATGGGGATGATGATGCTGCCTCCTGTCCTGATTTCATTACCCTTTAAAATTCTGTTGTTTGTCTTGATTGATGGCTGGTTACTGACGGTCGGGATGTTGCTGGAAAGTATCAGGGCCGTCGGTTGA
- a CDS encoding motility protein A — MDKATAGGLVSGMALLLLAIAIAPGSSFAAFIDIPSAAVVVGGAIAACFIAFPGAAMMLFPKVLKKVFFPKQQNLAPVITQIVEFAEIARRDGILALEAKTAEIEDPFILLGVQMAVDGTDVDLMEQILRTEMEAVAGRHKNGKSLMDTVGRYAPAFGMIGTLMGLIIMLGNMDDPEAIGPGMAVALITTLYGALVSNLFFLPFADKLAYYSKQEFQVREVIIKGLIAIQEGDNPRVIEQKLNTFLPQDQRVGKDSQAA, encoded by the coding sequence ATGGATAAGGCAACCGCGGGTGGATTAGTCTCCGGGATGGCATTGCTGCTGTTGGCGATTGCGATTGCGCCGGGATCCAGTTTCGCAGCATTTATTGATATACCCTCTGCTGCAGTCGTGGTCGGCGGGGCTATCGCCGCCTGCTTTATTGCGTTTCCCGGTGCAGCGATGATGCTGTTTCCCAAGGTGCTCAAGAAAGTATTCTTTCCCAAACAGCAGAATCTGGCTCCCGTGATTACTCAAATTGTGGAGTTTGCTGAGATCGCCCGTCGAGATGGGATTCTGGCATTAGAGGCCAAGACCGCAGAGATCGAGGATCCGTTTATTCTTCTGGGGGTCCAGATGGCGGTGGATGGTACCGATGTGGATCTCATGGAGCAGATCCTGAGAACGGAAATGGAAGCAGTTGCCGGCAGACATAAAAACGGTAAATCACTGATGGATACTGTGGGACGTTATGCTCCCGCGTTTGGGATGATCGGGACTCTGATGGGGTTGATCATCATGTTGGGAAACATGGATGACCCAGAGGCAATCGGTCCTGGTATGGCGGTGGCATTGATCACCACGTTATATGGCGCCCTGGTTTCGAACCTGTTTTTTCTTCCGTTTGCAGATAAGCTGGCATATTACAGCAAACAGGAATTTCAAGTCCGTGAAGTCATCATCAAAGGTCTGATTGCTATTCAGGAAGGCGATAATCCGCGCGTGATCGAACAGAAACTGAATACCTTTTTACCTCAGGATCAGCGGGTGGGCAAAGACAGCCAGGCAGCCTGA